The following are from one region of the Colias croceus chromosome 4, ilColCroc2.1 genome:
- the LOC123691331 gene encoding proline-, glutamic acid- and leucine-rich protein 1-like has product MERLRASQEQFSALIEFMERYGDLSRPQRGPQGRLKADQMWARLTLLLNSVGGGVHKSQEKWKKVWADWKTKTKKKKMLISNHTNGTGGGPSSRLSLTVLEDRVCAILGETAVLGQAGIQEHGFNAPPVPREEPIPEDVEIEIPVGLENFNYNTSVPTLPASPLLLDPQPSPPPPPVRPPPPLPRSPPRPTGRRSSASPRSATASPRHGMQRARRNRGLTPFDRAATEFVAVEQRRLALEETREKLSHEREREREKLLHEREREREELFHQREMERLRLESLKVEANREQTRVMQQIAVIGQRLLEILPQGPAS; this is encoded by the exons ATGGAGAGACTGCGCGCCAGCCAGGAGCAATTTTCTGCTCTTATAGAATTCATGGAAag GTATGGTGACCTCTCTCGACCACAGCGGGGACCTCAGGGTCGACTAAAAGCCGACCAAATGTGGGCAAGGCTCacattattacttaattcagTTGGTGGTGGGGTTCACAAATCACAAGAGAAGTGGAAGAAA GTCTGGGCAGATTGGAagactaaaacaaaaaaaaagaaaatgttgaTTTCCAACCACACAAATGGTACTGGTGGTGGTCCAAGCAGCAGGCTGTCTCTAACAGTTTTGGAAGACCGAGTCTGTGCCATACTGGGAGAGACTGCTGTTCTTGGTCAAGCTGGCATACAAGAGCATGGCTTTAAT gcGCCACCAGTACCAAGGGAAGAACCCATTCCTGAAGATGTGGAAATTGAAATTCCTGTAGGCTtagagaattttaattataata CAAGTGTTCCAACATTGCCAGCATCACCGCTACTGCTAGACCCACAGCCCTcaccaccaccaccaccaGTACGTCCGCCGCCCCCTCTACCGCGTTCTCCTCCGCGTCCCACTGGTCGACGGTCATCGGCGTCACCGCGATCTGCGACTGCCTCGCCGCGACATGGGATGCAGAGAGCTCGCAGGAATCGCGGCTTAACGCCATTTGACCGGGCCGCTACAGAATTTGTGGCGGTTGAACAACGACGCCTTGCACTGGAGGAGACGCGAGAGAAGCTTTCCCATGAGCGAGAAAGGGAAAGGGAAAAGCTTCTCCATGAACGTGAGAGGGAGCGTGAGGAACTTTTCCACCAAAGAGAAATGGAGCGACTGCGGCTGGAGTCGCTAAAGGTTGAGGCAAATCGCGAGCAAACTAGGGTGATGCAGCAAATAGCTGTTATCGGGCAAAGGTTGCTCGAGATATTGCCTCAAGGGCCCgcatcttaa
- the LOC123691326 gene encoding putative nuclease HARBI1 encodes MHALRLLKAAHDEELWLRRQKRNASRPSLETINEMPEQLFQERFRLNKKTFSELCCSLRNETNIRGTKEIPLEVKVLCALSFFATGSYQRIVGVTQHLPQRTTSRCIRQVVEALNSPRIVKKWIVFPQTHQERTRIRQEFQRKFQLPGVIGCIDCTHISIVKPHIDEQNYFNRKGYHSLNVQMICDDNLKFINVNAKYGGATHDSFIWSSSEVEPYMRGLHENGELTWLLGDSGYPQRAWLMTPILNAEPGSRAEVYTTRHLQARNCIERCFGVLKARWRCLLKHRTLHYHPRVASEVTIACCVLHNIALDAKLPPPNNMAEQQEDGDEPSVGVGPISSNQDELMSGRIMLNNLVNRLV; translated from the exons atgcacGCTTTGAGACTTTTAAAAGCTGCGCACGATGAAGAACTTTGGCTCAGgcgccaaaaaagaaatgcgTCCAGACCGAGTTTAGAGACAATCAATGAAATGCCGGAACAATTGTTTCAGGAGCGTTTtaggttaaataaaaaaacttttagcGAGCTTTGCTGCAGCCTACGTAACGAAACAAACATACGGGGGACTAAAGAAATTCCTTTGGAAGTAAAG GTTCTTTGCGCTCTGAGTTTCTTCGCAACGGGATCCTATCAGAGAATTGTGGGTGTCACACAACATTTGCCACAACGCACTACAAGTAGATGCATTAGGCAAGTTGTGGAGGCACTCAACAGTCCTCggatagtgaaaaaatggaTAGTTTTCCCTCAAACACACCAAGAAAGAACAAGAATTCGACAAGA ATTTCAAAGGAAATTTCAATTGCCAGGGGTAATTGGATGCATAGATTGCACTCACATATCAATTGTAAAACCCCACATTGATGAacagaattattttaacagaaaAGGATACCATTCCTTAAATGTGCAAATG atatgtgatgataatttaaagtttatcAATGTCAATGCAAAATATGGTGGAGCCACGCATGATTCCTTCATATGGTCATCCAGTGAAGTGGAACCATACATGCGTGGACTTCACGAAAATGGTGAATTGACGTGGCTATTAG GTGATTCTGGATACCCACAGAGAGCGTGGCTGATGACACCAATTTTAAATGCCGAACCAGGTTCTCGAGCAGAGGTGTACACTACACGCCATTTACAGGCACGCAATTGTATTGAACGATGTTTTGGTGTATTGAAGGCTCGTTGGAGATGCTTGCTGAAGCATCGTACACTCCATTACCATCCTCGTGTTGCCAGTGAGGTAACTATTGCATGTTGTGTTCTGCACAATATTGCACTGGATGCTAAATTACCTCCCCCTAATAATATGGCTGAGCAACAAGAGGATGGTGATGAACCGAGTGTGGGGGTTGGACCCATTTCCAGCAACCAAGATGAGCTGATGAGTGGCAGAATAATgctaaataatttagttaatagaTTAGTTTAG